One Gloeothece verrucosa PCC 7822 DNA window includes the following coding sequences:
- a CDS encoding YdcF family protein, translating to MKRRKIDLTGRLAQKKRQRFFKLALIAGIALMVISLLFNVAVRLPLNSSAPVDGILVLGGSIQREIYAARLTHLHSNIPVIISTGSKDPCIWLLFKRNMAQSNKVILEKCANSTFGNFFYSVPILRHWGVHKVKVITSPSHLPRAKWLAQIHLGAQGIAVEMDLVKEKGIPGNNENDLKTVLDITRSLIWAVLSQVIHPPCFHTTPLADVNMQEWTTHKFHCERQGHLP from the coding sequence GTGAAACGTCGTAAAATTGATTTAACTGGTCGTTTGGCTCAAAAAAAACGACAAAGATTTTTTAAACTGGCTTTAATAGCTGGGATCGCCTTGATGGTGATTAGTTTACTTTTTAATGTAGCCGTTAGACTTCCTCTCAATTCGTCGGCTCCGGTAGATGGTATTTTAGTTCTCGGCGGTAGTATTCAACGAGAAATTTATGCCGCTCGACTCACTCATCTGCATTCAAATATTCCTGTGATTATCTCTACTGGGTCAAAAGATCCTTGTATTTGGTTACTTTTTAAACGAAATATGGCTCAATCCAATAAAGTAATCTTAGAAAAATGTGCTAATTCAACTTTTGGGAACTTTTTTTATAGTGTGCCCATTCTACGGCATTGGGGAGTTCATAAAGTTAAAGTGATTACTTCCCCTTCCCATCTGCCGCGTGCTAAGTGGTTAGCTCAAATTCATTTGGGAGCGCAGGGAATCGCTGTGGAGATGGATTTAGTGAAAGAAAAAGGAATTCCCGGCAACAATGAAAATGATCTGAAAACTGTTTTGGATATTACCCGCAGTTTAATCTGGGCAGTTTTGAGTCAAGTTATTCATCCACCTTGCTTTCATACCACCCCTTTAGCTGATGTCAATATGCAAGAATGGACCACTCATAAATTTCACTGTGAAAGACAGGGACATCTCCCATAG